A stretch of DNA from Noviherbaspirillum sedimenti:
GCTACCTGTCTGTTTGTGCTTCGCGAAGCATCACGCAATCCGCATGCGCGCAAGGTGTTCGGCATCCTGTTCCACCGTTGCGAATACATCGATGGCGCGCACGGTTTCATTACCCTCCAGCAGGGGACGTTGAACACAGGGGCACGCAATATCGAACTGACCCTGAAAAACGCCATCACACGCGGCCAGTTGCCGGCAGATCTGGATGCCAGGCTGGCCGCCATCCTGTTTCAGGCCAGCTGGCGCGGTTTGCTTAGTAACTGGCTTATATCGCCGGAAAGCTTCAATCTCGAGCAGGATGCCGAAAGATTCGTCGATGCCTGCATGGATAACCTGCGCCAGGCGCCCTCGTTACGACGCAAGTAAGCCAGGCGCAAGAAGGGCGATGCGCCGGCTTGGGGGGATGAATCGGTGGGGCGAATGAATCGAGGATCAGGGCTTGAGCAAGCCGTTGACCTGTGCCAGGTCCTCTTCCTTCAACGAGCCGGCGGCGGATTTCAGTTTCAAACCGTTCACAATGGTGTCGTAACGCGCCTTGGCCAGGTTCTGACGCGTGGTGTAGAGCTGCTGCTGGGCGTTCAGGACGTCGATATTGATGCGCACGCCGACCTGGTAGCCAAGACGGTTTGAATCGAGCGCCGACTGGCTCGAACGCTCCGCCGCCTCCAGCGCCTTCACTTGCGCCAGGCCGCTGGTGACGCCAAGATACGCCTGGCGTGCGCCCTGGGCCGCAGTGCGGCGAACGTTTTCCAGGTCGTTGCGGGCCTTGTCTTCCAGTGCGATGGCTTCGCGCACGCGGCTGCTGGTGCCGAAACCGGAAAACAGCGGAATGGTCCACTGTACGCCGACGCTGCTGCTGTCCGTCTTGCCGCTTGGCGAAGTCAGCGTGCTGCCGTTCTGATGGTTGTGGCCGCGCGAAGCCACCAGATCGACGGTCGGCATGTGGCCTGCGCGGTTCCTGCCGATTTCGCGGCGGGCGATTTCCAGCGCCAGCTTTTGCCCGGCGACGCCGTAGTTCTGCTGCTCGGCGCTCTCGACCCACTTGTCGATCTGTGCCGGGCTGGGCGAATTGATCTGCACGCCGGGCCGCAAGGCGGCCAGTTCGCCGGCGGGCTTGCCGATGATCTGCTGCAGGGCGTTGCGCTTGATGTCGAGATCGCTTTGCGCCGCCAGTTCCTGGGCGATTGCGAGGTCATAGCGGGCTTGCGCTTCGTGGGTGTCGGTGATGGTGGCGGTGCCGACCTCGAAATTGCGTTTGGCCGAAGCCAATTGCTCGGTAATGGCCACCTTCTGTGCCTGCACGGACGCCAGCGTATCCTGAGCCGCCAATACGTCGAAGTAGGCTTGCGAGACGCGCACGATCAGGTCCTGTTGCGCCTGGGCGAATTGCGCCTCGCTGGCGGCAACCGACAGTTTGCCTTGTTGATACTGTTCCCAGTTAGCCCAACGAAATAGCGGCTGCGACAGCGAAATGCTATGGCTGTTGCTACGTACGTTGCGTGACAATGTGGCCGACTCCTGCTCGCTGCGGGTATAGCTACCCGACAGCCCGACGGTGGGCAACAGGCCGGCGCGTCCCTGGGTTTCCTTTTCCTGGCCAGCGGCCAGCGTGGCGCGTGCGCTGGCATACACCGGATCATTGGCCTGTGCTTCCTGGTATACCTGCAGCAAGTCGAGCGCATGGGCATTCAATGACAGCAAGCCTGCGGCAAGCAGCGAGGCAATCAGGGTAGGGCGCATTCAGCTCTCCGTCGGGCTATTCGGGTTAATACGTCGGCATTTCAGGATCGACCTGTTGCGCCCACGCATGCACGCCGCCGGTCAGATTGATGACATTGGCAAAGCCATG
This window harbors:
- a CDS encoding TetR family transcriptional regulator; translated protein: MARATKEEAQETRNRILDAAEDVFHEQGVARTSLADIAQAANVTRGAIYWHFKNKVDLFDAMCERVRLPMTDMVQASAQGNVDDPLGQLRATCLFVLREASRNPHARKVFGILFHRCEYIDGAHGFITLQQGTLNTGARNIELTLKNAITRGQLPADLDARLAAILFQASWRGLLSNWLISPESFNLEQDAERFVDACMDNLRQAPSLRRK
- a CDS encoding TolC family outer membrane protein produces the protein MRPTLIASLLAAGLLSLNAHALDLLQVYQEAQANDPVYASARATLAAGQEKETQGRAGLLPTVGLSGSYTRSEQESATLSRNVRSNSHSISLSQPLFRWANWEQYQQGKLSVAASEAQFAQAQQDLIVRVSQAYFDVLAAQDTLASVQAQKVAITEQLASAKRNFEVGTATITDTHEAQARYDLAIAQELAAQSDLDIKRNALQQIIGKPAGELAALRPGVQINSPSPAQIDKWVESAEQQNYGVAGQKLALEIARREIGRNRAGHMPTVDLVASRGHNHQNGSTLTSPSGKTDSSSVGVQWTIPLFSGFGTSSRVREAIALEDKARNDLENVRRTAAQGARQAYLGVTSGLAQVKALEAAERSSQSALDSNRLGYQVGVRINIDVLNAQQQLYTTRQNLAKARYDTIVNGLKLKSAAGSLKEEDLAQVNGLLKP